CTGCCGTAAAATCCGGGCAGCGCAGGCAAAGCCTTACACCTATATCATCCTGCTGACCGCACAACGACGTGACAAAGATCTTATTACCGGCCTGAAAGCTGGTGCGGATGACTTCCTTACCAAACCGTTCAAACACGACGAACTAAAGATGCGTCTTCACGCCGGCAAACGGATTATCGAATTGCAGAATGAGCTGTTGGCGGTTCAAGAAGCTCTGCAGAAAAAAGCGAGTCAGGATTCACTCACCGGTTTATGGAATCATGCAGAGATTTTAGAGATCCTCCAGCGCGAGTTGTCGCGGGGAGAGCGTAACGGGATAGCGGTCAGTGTCATCATGGCTGACATTGACAATTTCAAGGGGATAAATGATACATATGGGCACCATAAGGGTGATGCCGTACTCCGTTCGACCGCCGAGAGATTACATTCTCTGATTCGTCCCTATGATTCCATCGGCCGCTACGGTGGAGACGAATTTATGATCATCCTCCCTGAGTGTTCACAAGAACGATTGGTCGATTTTGTCGACCGGCTCCATCTCTGCTTCTGTAAGGAAGGAGTAGAGATAGGAGCGAAATCGATAGCGATAACCATCAGTATCGGGGGGGCGGCAAGCGACAGTTCGGGCAATTGGGATGCCACGTCTTTGATTGTTGCCGCTGACGCAGCCCTGTACAAGGCCAAAGCGGCTGGGCGAAACTGCGGAAAGGTTGCTCTGGTCGATAAAGCCCCGAGATGATAAAGGATCCTCAACCTCAGCTGCTCAGCTTATCCCTTGAGGCTGAACAAATTCCTATAAGTCAGTTTTCCAGTACAAATAGGTGCAGCTTGCCTGTGCGGGATGAGGCCTTACTGCATGTCGTTCACCATCAATAAAGGTTTGTGGTGTTGATTCGACTTGATGTTTTTCTTGGAACGCATCGGTTTCCTCACGGGTGGTTAGGAGTTTGTTCTCGACTTCGAAATCGTTGCGCTCCAATAAACCCCTGCTTTTCAAGCCAAAGGGGCAGATATGCTCTGGGGTCGCCATACGATACAATTCGGCTTTTTACTCATAAAAAACTCCATTAAGCGAGGGTCGGAAAAAGTTCTGCGTAAATGGCATATAGTTTTTGCGACGCCATCAAATATGACCGTTATGTTAAATGTGACGGCTGCCACTCGCGGTTCACTTTCACCCGGCACTCCCCCTATCCGATTTACCGCATATAATCAGCCGCTTGCACTCGTAGCGGCGACAATTCTTTTCCGGCACGTAAATTGCGATTTAATAGCCTGGAAGCACTCACTAAACAAAGGAGAAAAACTATGCTGGGAACCATCCTGATCGTCGTCATCGTTTTGCTATTGCTGGGTGCCTTGCCCGCCTGGCCGCACAGCCGGCAGTGGGGTTACTTACCGAGTAGCGGGCTTGGCTTGATCCTCTTGATTTTTCTCACTCTGATGCTGATGGGGCGGATTTAGGCGGGGATAAGTGCTGTCGAACTCTTTATCCAAGAGGGGTAGGCCGATGGTCGATGTCATTATCAAGATGAAGGTGTCTGCGGATAAGCGCAATGAGGTTTTAACCACCATTAAGGATCTGCTGGGTTTGATTCGGCGCGAAAAGGACTGTGTAAACTGCCATTGCTATCTGGATGTCGAGGAAGAAGATGTTGTTATCTTCAAGCAGGAATGGACAACGAACGAAGCCCTTGCCAACCATCTCAAGTCCGGCCATTTCAAAGTTCTGCTCGGAGCGATGAAACTGCTTTCAATCGAGCCGGAAATCAGGATTAACACAGTCGTCGCTACGGAGGGCGTGGAGACGATAGCAGTACAGCAAGGATAGATCCAAATCGAAGCGTCACGAAACGGAAAAGAGGCCAAAACTTCAATCGTCACAGATCTAAAAGGAGATCATCATGTTCAAGATAAATCGCTTTATGGCAGCTCTGGCGTGTCTGGTTCTGATCGCTGCATTCGCGGGGTGTGCGTCCACCAGCAAACAAGAAAGTACAGGTCAATATATCGACAACTCGGTTATCACCACCAAGGTGAAAGCGGCCATCTTCAACGAACCGACGTTGAAAAGCATGCAGATCAATGTCGAATCTTTCAAAGGGGAAGTTCAGTTGAGTGGTTTTGTCAACTCGGTGCAGAACGTTAAAAAGGCTGGTGAGGTCGCAGGCGTCGTTGAGGGGGTAACCTCGGTGAAGAACAATTTGATTGTCAAATAGCGGCCAACATGACGGAGGTGTCTCGAACGCTCTGCTCAACAGAATCCGTCATATTTGAAATATCCGCCACATTTGACAGGCTGTCCCGCTGATTTTCATTTCCCGCCACCGCTTCTTTCTTCATTTCTTTCGTACAATCAAACCGTTGCACACCTGCTACCGGCAGGCATTTTCTGGCCCGTTAGTTGCGATGTGCTTTATAGCGAACCTGCACACGGGAGTTTTTTTCGTGGAAGCCAGATTCCTGTCTGGGGAGGATGTCATGAATAGACAATTGAAAGAACTGCGGCAACTTAGAGGGATCGGGGAAGTTCTCTCCCAGCGCCTCGTCGAATCCAGCTATGACCATTGTCAAGGTGGCCGCTGCAGAAGAAAAGGGGTTGGCGAGAATCGTCGGCATGAATCCACGGAAGGTTCACTCGATCCTAACCCAGGCCAGGAAGATGACCGGGGAAGCCGAGAAACAACAACTCACCTGGCTGCAGGACCGACACAGGGGCTAGGAGAACTCAGGAGATAGTCATAGACCATAAACTCTTTAAATTTGCGACCCGCTCCCAGAATGCGCCACGGCACGACCGCGAGACTGAGTTGCTGCACACAGAGCTGTTCAGCCTTGAGCAACTCAAGCGCCATGTGCTGGAACTGGCTGACCAGCATCGCTTTGATGCGCAGCCCGGACCGGACCGGCTGTTGCCGCGGCTGACCGATAATACCAAGGTTCTTCTGACGGCGTATCAGATTGTTACCGCCGCCATGCCAGGGAAACGGATTTTGCCGGCAGAAACCTGGTTGCTCGATAACTTCTATCTCATCGAACAACAGATCGCCCTGGCGCGGCGGAATTTGCCGCGTGGGTACAGTCGCCAGTTGCCCCGCCTGGTCGATGGCCCCTCAGCGGGCTTCCCCCGTGTCTATGATCTGGCATTGCAGTTGATCTCGCATATGGACGGGCGGGTCGACAGTGACAACACCACCCAGATGCTGACCGCCTACCAGAGTATTGAACCGTTGCGTCTGGGGGAACTGTGGGCATTTCCGATCATGCTGCAGTTGGCGCTGCTGGAGAACCTGAGTCGCGTCGCCTTGCGGATCGCCCAGCGTCGCGAGGACCTGGACGCAGCCAGAAAATGGGCGGACCGCATGCTCGCGACGGCGGAACTGGAACCGAAGAAGCTGATTCAGCAGCTGGCCGAATTTGCCGACGCCGATGTTCCGCTGACCGCGCCCTTTGTCGAGGAATTTTACGTCCGACTCCAGGCCCAGGGACCGGCGATGGGTTTCGTTCAGGCCTGGGTCGAACAAAAATTGCTCGAACAGGGGATGACGGCAACGCAGTTGTCCGCCGCTGCGAGTCGTACGGCTGCCGCCAATCAGATATCGATCGCCAACAGTATCTACAGCTTGCGTTTTATCGATGCGCTGGATTGGCGAGATTTCGTCGAGGCACTCAGTGTCGTTGAGCAGGCCCTGAGTGAAGATCCGCCGGGGGTCTACGCCGGACAGGACTTTACGACCCGCGACCGCTATCGGCACGTGATCGAAACTCTGGCGCGGGGCAGTTCGCACAGCGAGCTTGATGTGGCCCGTCAGGCCCTCAACCTGGCGCAGAGAGCTGCCAGTCACTCCGGTAGCAACACTCGTCGCGCCCATGTCGGATACTATTTGATCGATCGTGGTCGGCAGGATCTGGAACATGCGATCGCCTATCGAAAACCCTGGAGCCTGCGGGCCTGCCGCGGTTGTCGCCGCTTTGGACTGGCTCTTTACCTAGGCCCCATCCTGCTGTCGACCGCTTTGGCAACCGCGGGGATGCTGGTTCTTTTCGACGGGTTTGCGCTGTCTGATTGGCGCAGCTGGCTTTTTGCCGGCAGCGGGCTGGTCGCCTTCTCCGCACTGAGTGTTCCCCTGGTCAATCTCCTGGTCACCCTGGTCTCCCCACCGCGCACCCTGCCGCGGCTCGATTTTTCGACGGGGATTCCCGATGACTGCCGCACCATGGTCGTAGTCCCCACCCTCTGGAGCAAAAAAAACGAAATCGACGAGCTTCTTGAAGCTCTGGAAATCCGTTATCTCGGAAATCGCGATCCCAATCTTTTCTTTGCCCTTTTGACTGATTTTCCTGATGCGCCAGAGCAGTCGTTACCCAATGACGCCGGCTTGCTCGCTTACGCGCGCGCAGCGGTGCTGGCGCTCAATGAAACCTATCGCGAGGATCGGCCGGGAATTTTTTATCTGTTCCATCGTCCCCGGCTATGGAATCCCTACGAACGGGTGTGGATGGGATATGAACGCAAGCGAGGCAAGCTGGAGCAGTTCAATGCCTTGCTGCGTGGCGAGGCGCAATCCGCCTTTTCGGAACAGGTCGGCAATCTTGCCATCCTCGGTTCGATTCGCTACGTCATTACCCTGGACACCGACACGCAGTTGCCCCGTGACGCGGCACGGACCCTGATTGGCAACCTGGCACACCCGCTCAACCGGCCGTGTTACGATGCGGCAAAGGGACGGATCACTGAAGGCTACGCCATTCTGCAGCCCCGCGCTTCGATCAGCCTGAGCAGTGCCGGACGATCGAGGTTTGCCAAACTGTTTGCCGGCGAGGCCGGCATCGATCCCTACACCCGCGCAGTGTCGGATGTTTACCAAGATCTCTTCGGCGAGGGGTCGTTCATCGGCAAGGGGATCTATGATGTAGACGCCTTTCGTCTGGCTGTCGATGGCCGGTTTCCGGAAAATCTCATTCTCAGCCACGACCTGCTGGAAGGCGGCTATGCGCGTTCGGCGCTGGTGACCGATGTTGACCTGATCGAAGAACAGCCCTCAAGCTACGCCGGCGAAGCCAGCCGCCGTCACCGTTGGATACGTGGCGACTGGCAACTTGCCGGCTGGCTGCTGCCGCGCGTGCCCGCTTCCCCCTGCAGGCTCAATAAAACAGAGAAACCAGGGGAGCCACAGGCACAATGCCGGGCCAACCCCTTAAGCGCCTTGTCGAGGTGGAAGCTTTTCGACAACTTGCGGCGCAGCTTGGTCTCGCCGGCGCTGCTGGCCCTGTTGGCCGGCGGCTGGCTGCTGGACCCGGGAGCGGCAGGATTCTGGACCCTGTTGGTTGTGGCGGTCATCATTTTGCCCCCCCTGATCGGAACCGCGATCGAGCTGATCCGTAAGCCTGAAGAACGCGCCGTCCTGGCGCATCTGGCTGTTACCGGAAAATCTGCCGGACGGCCCATTCTGCTCGCCTTACTGACCCTGGTCTTGCTCCCCTACGACACCCTGATTTGTCTGGATGCCATCCTGCGCTCAGGAGTTCGCAGGATGTTCACCCGGCGTGGTTTGCTGCTCTGGCAACTGGCCACCTATGCCCGGCGCAACGCTCGGCGGACGCTGGTCGACTTTTACTGCGAGATGTGGATAGCGCCGCTGCTGGCGATTCTGCTGGCCTTGGTATTATGGCAGTTCCGTCCGCTGGAATGGTTCTTCTGGGCCCCCCTGTTGCTGCTCTGGCTGGTCGCGCCGCTGGTCGGCTGGTGGATCAGCCTGCCGGTAGTCGATCCCGCACCCGATTTGAGCGGGCGCCAACGGGACTTCCTGCGCGCGGCGAGCCGGCGAACCTGGCACTTCTTCGCGCACTTTGTCGGTCCGGCCGATAACTGGCTGCCTCCCGACAATTTCCAGGAATATCCAGCAGCGGCCCTCGCCACGCGGACCTCGCCAACCAACATCGGCATGGCGCTGCTGGCGAATCTGACCGCCTGCGATTTTGGCTATATTGGTGTCGGTGAATGTCTACGGCTGACCGAAAACACCCTGGCGTCCATGGAAAAACTGGAACGCTACCACGGCAATTTCTACAACTGGTACGATACCCGCACCCTCCAACCGCTGCTCCCGCAATATATCTCTTCGGTCGACAGCGGCAACCTGCTCGGCAGTCTGCTCACGCTGCAGGCGGGGCTGGCCGAGTTGCCGGACCGTCCGGTGCTGCCCGACAACGCCTTTCAGGGGCTTCAGGATACCCTGCAGGTGCTGACCGAGCATCTGCCCGCGTCTTCTGCCCCGGATCTTGCGGTTAAAATCAGCTCGCTGCAGAGCAGGTTGCGAACCGGCACCTCCGAGGGGAGGGGGCAGACCCCGGCGGCCGCCGATCAGTTGCTGGATGAGATTTGCCGCCGTGGCGAGGCACTGCTGGTCTGGCTGCCCGCAGAGAGCAGTATCGCTGGTGAACTGTATTCCTGGGTGCAGGCCTTCGTCCGACAGGCACGTACTCTGCGCGATGAGCTTCGCGATCTGGTCGCCGAGCCGCAGCATTTCAGTACGATTCCGACGCTGGCGGAACTGGCCGGCGCTGGAGCCGGCGAAACACCCAACTCGGCACTGGCGTTACAGCGGATCGACACCATCGACAGCTTAATTGCTCGTTGCGGCCGACTGGCGGAGATGGATTTTGCATTTCTCTACGAGAGTTCGCGGGGCCTACTTTGTATCGGTTACGATGTCGGCGAACGCCGTCGTGACCCGGCCTGCTACGACCTTTTGGCATCGGAAGCACGCCTGGCCAGCTTTCTGCTGATCGCCAAGGGGCAGGTACCGCAGACGCACTGGTTCTCCCTCGGCCGCCTGCTGACCAGCCGTGGCGGTGCCATCAGTCTGATTTCCTGGAGCGGCTCGATGTTTGAGTACCTGATGCCGCAGCTGATCATGCCGAGTTACCCCAACACCTTGTTGGAGCAGACCTGCAAGGCTGCGGTGGCCCGCCAGATTGAATACGGCCGGCAACGCGCCGTTCCCTGGGGCATTTCCGAGTCCTGCTATAACGCGACCGACTTGCATCAGGTCTATCAATACCGGGCGTTCGGCGTTCCCGGGCTGGGATTCAAACGCGGCCTGGGCGACGATCTGGTGATCGCTCCCTACGCCAGTGCGCTGGCGCTGACGGTGTTGCCGAAAGACGCCTGCCGCAATCTGCAGACCCTGGCTGAGGGTGGCTTTCTCGGCGATTATGGATTCTACGAAGCGATTGATTACACCCCGTCACGCGTGCCGCGGGGAAAAAAACACGTTACCGTGCGGAGCTTCATGGCGCATCATCAAGGCATGAGCCTGCTTGCCTTCGCCCATGTCCTGCTTAATCAGCCGATGCAGCGCCGTTTCATGTCCGATCCTCTGGTGCGGGCGACGGAGTTGTTGCTGCAGGAACGGGTGCCGAAGAAGGGCGCGACATTGCAACCGCACGCGGCCGAAGTGAACGCTGCCGCGCAACCACCCGCCGAAGAAGCTGGTGGAATCATGCGGGTCTTCAGCAATCCGAATACGCCGCTCCCCGAAGTTCATCTGTTGTCCAACGGCCGCTACCACGTCATGGTGTCGAATTCGGGCGGCGGCTACAGCCGCTGGCGCGACTTGGCCGTCACCCGCTGGCGAGAGGACGTCACCTGTGACTGCTGGGGCTCCTTCATCTATCTGCGTGACCGCGACAGCGGGCACTTCTGGTCAGCCGCCTATCAACCGACATTGCGCAAGGCCGATAACTATGAGGCCATTTTCGTCCAGGGACGCGCGGAATACCGGCGCCGCGATCAGGGGATTGAAGCACACACCGAGATCAGCGTTTCACCTGAAGACGATGTTGAGATCCGCCGGGTCACCCTCACCAACCAGTCATCCCGCACCCGGCATATCGAGGTGACCAGTTACGCGGAGGTCGTGCTGGCCCCGCTCAATGCCGACCTGGCCCACCGCACGTTCAGCAACCTCTTTGTCCAGACCGAAATCCTGCCCGATCAACAGGCGGTCCTCACGACCCGGCGGCGGCGTACCCCGGATGAACAGCCCCCGTGGATGTTCCATCTGTTGGCGGCCCCGGGCGCAATCAGCGACGCACCTTCCTACGAGACGGATCGCAGCAAATTTATCGGCCGGGGGCGCTCTGCGGCCAATCCCCAGGTCATGGACAGCTGGAACAGCCATGCGCCATTGTCGAACACGGCTGGGCCGGTTCTCGATCCCATCGTGGCGATCCGCCGCACCCTCAGCCTGGCACCCGACCAGTCGGCCACAGTGCAGATCATCACCGGCGTCGCGCCCACGCGCGCGGCCGCTTTGGCGTTGCTGGAGGAATACTGCGACCGGCACTTCGTCGAGCGGGCCTTTGAAATGGCCTGGTTCCAAAGTCAGGAGGTGCTGCGCCATCTGGGTATCACCGAAACCGATGCCCAGGTCTATGGCCGACTTGCCGCTTCGGTTGTCTACAGCAACGCCTGGCGCCGTGCAGCCCCCAGTGTGATTGCCCGCAATCAGCTTCGCCAAGCGGGGTTATGGCGTTTTGCTATCTCGGGCGATCTCCCCATCGTGTTACTGCGCATCGGCGACCTGAACCGTATCGATCTGGTCAAACAGGTCCTGCAAGCCCATGCCTATTGGCGAATGAAAGGGTTGTCCGCGGATCTGGTGATCGTCAACGAGGATTTTTCCGGCTACCGGGCGACCCTGCAAGACCAGATCATGGGGCTGATCAACGCAGGGCCAGAAACCCAGGTTATTGATAAGCCGGGCGGGGTCTTCGTGCGGCGTGCCGAAGAACTTTCCGAAGATGAACGAGTCTTGCTCCAAACCGTCGCCCGCATCGTTTACAGCGACACCACAGACATTCTGATCGAACAGGTGGAACGCCGCGTCTCTGATGAACGCGTATCGGACCGGTTGAAACCGGCACGGCAGGCGACAACGGAACAGATCCATCCCCTGCCGGACCGGGAGCGCATTTTTTGTAACGGTCTGGGTGGTTTTACGCCGGACGGGCACGAATATGTCGTCACCCTGGAACCAGGGCAGACCACGCCGGCGCCGTGGGTTAATGTGATCGCCAGCCCCCACATCGGCACGGTCGTCAGCGAGAGCGGCAGCGCCTATACCTGGGTGGAAAATGCTCACGAATTCCGCCTGAGCAGTTGGCACAACGACCCCTTGAGCGACAGCAGCGGCGAGGCGTTTTACCTTCGCGACGAGGAAACGGGTGAGTTCTGGTCGCCGACGCCGTTGCCCGCCCGCGGGCAATCCGGGTATGTGTGCCGGCATGGTTTTGGCTACAGCGTCTTTGAACATGACCAGTCCGGCATCTCCTCGGAAATGTACACCTACGTTGCCATGGATGCGCCTGTGAAGTTTGCGGTGGTCAAACTGCGTAACCAATCGCAACGACCGCGGCGCTTGTCCCTGACCGGGTATTGGGAACTGGTCCTCGGTGAGTGGCGGCACACGAATCTGATGCACATCGTGACCGAGGTGGATCTGGACAGCGGCGCGCTGTTGGCCCGCAATAATTATGGCCGCGAGTGCAACAACCGGGTGGTCTTTGCACAGGTCAGCGAGGGGGCACGCAGAGTGACCGGAAATCGTTCCGAGTTTATCGGCCGCAACGGTTCGCTGGCTCACCCCGCGGCGATGGGCCGCAAGCGGCTATCCAATCGGACCGGTGCGGGGTTCGATCCCTGTGCCGCAATCCAAACCTGGATCGACCTGGCCGAAGGGGAAGAGCGCGAGATCGTATTCGTTTTCGGGGCGGCAGGCGATACCGGCGAAGCGCAGCTGTTTATTCACCGCTTCTGCGCCCCGGCTCGTGCCCGGCAAGCCCTGGAAGGGGTGTGGGAGTACTGGAACCGTACCTTGGGCACAGTGTATGTGGAAACCCCGGATCCGGCTCTGGATCTCCTCACCAACGGCTGGCTGCTCTACCAGACGTTGTCGTGTCGGCTGTGGGGGCGCAGCGGCTATTATCAGTCCGGCGGTGCGTACGGTTTTCGTGATCAATTGCAGGACACCATGGCGCTGCTTCATGCGACCCCGTGGCTGGCCCGCGAACAGATACTGCGCTGCGCCTCGAGGCAATTCCTGCAAGGTGACGTACAGCACTGGTGGCACCCACCGAACGGGCAAGGGGTGCGCACCCGGTTCTCCGACGATTATCTGTGGCTCCCGTATGCCACTTGCCGGTATGTTTTGACAACCGGCGATACCGGTATTCTGGACGAATCGATTCATTTTCTGGAAGGGCGCGAGTTGAATCCGGAAGAGGAGGCCTACTACGACAAACCACAGCGGACTCCCGAAGCGGCAAGCCTCTATGACCATTGCATGCGTGCCATCAAGTATGGTTTACGCTTTGGCGAACATCACTTGCCGCTGATGGGATGCGGCGACTGGAATGACGGCATGAACCTGGTCGGCCGTGAGGGCCGGGGCGAGAGCGTTTGGCTGGCGTGGTTCCTCTACGAAAACCTGCAACTGTTCGCCGATCTGGCACGCGCCCGAGGCGATGAGGCCTTTGCCGAGGTCTGCACGGAACAGGCGTTGCTGCTGCGCACCAACATCGAAGCCCATGCCTGGGACGGGGAATGGTACCGGCGGGCCTATTTCGATGACGGCAGCCCTCTGGGATCGGCCGCCAATGATGAGTGCCGGATCGACTCGATCAGTCAGAGCTGGGCGGTCATCTCCAGGGGCGGCGATCCAGGGCGCGCCCGCCAGGCAATGGCGGCGGTGGATCAGCGCCTGGTTCGCCGCGATGCGCAGCTGATTCAACTGCTCGACCCGCCCTTCGATCAATCAGACCTTGAGCCAGGCTATATCAAGGGATATGTGCCTGGTGTTCGCGAAAATGGCGGCCAATATACCCACGCTGCGATCTGGGCCGCAATGGCCTTTGCCATGCTCGGTGACAGGGAGCGGGCCTGGGAATTATTTGCCATGCTCAACCCGGTTCATCACGGCAGTCAGCCGCAAACGATTGAACGCTACCAGGTTGAACCGTACGTCATGTGCGCGGATATTTACACAGTGCCCCCCCACACCGGCCGAGGCGGTTGGACCTGGTACACCGGGGCGGCAGGCTGGATGTACCGCCTGAGTGTGGAAAGCCTGCTCGGCCTGAACCTGGAGGTGGACCAACTGCATCTGACCCCCTGTATTCCAGATCATTGGTCCTCGTACATAATCCACTATCGTTATCGGGAGACCTTCTACCACATTACCGTCAAGTGCAGCAGCGGAAAGTCACAGAAAATGATCCGGGTCACGCTCGACGGTGTCATGATCAACGAAGGGAGCACCGGCATGATTCCCCTTGTGGATGACCAGCGGGAGCATAACGTTGAGGTTGACTTGAGCTGAAATTTTAACGGCCCAAGGCCAATGCCACCAATCCATCAAATACAACGTTTCCGTTAAATATGACGGCCTTCCCTCTGTTCAGCCGGCTATCAGCTCCGCCTTTACAGGAAATTCCCCACTGGATTCAGTCCCTTGCCGAAGAGTTCAGTTCGCTCATCCTTGGCATGTTCATTGCGAATTATACATTTACCGGGAGGTCCATTGCTCCCCACGGACGTATCATTTTTTAGAAAGGATCAGTGATGGGACAATCTATTGAGACGGCAACAGCGACCAGTTATGACAGGATATTCCGCTTGATCCAACAGAGGATCGCCGACCGCCTGACGCTCCCCATCGAAATTCGTTTATGGGGGAACCATGTCTATCGTTTGGGGACAGGCGATCCGGCCGTCAAGATTCTGGTTGAAGACCGTCGGGGGCTGGCGGCATTGCTGCGTTTGGATGAACTGAAAATTTGCGAAGCTTACCTGTCCGGCAGTCTGGATGTCAAAGGCGACATGCTGGGGTTTGCCAGCTTGCGCGGCCTGTTGAAAGATCGTCATGCTTTGCACGCGCTGTGGCAACGGATCAAGCCGTTATTTGTCGGTCGGGTGCAGACCGACCGAAAGGCGATTGCCGGCCATTACGACTTCAGCAACGAATTTTATCTCAGCTTCATGGATCCGACCCGCTGCTATTCACAAGCGATCTTCGCTGACGACACTGAACCCTTGGAAGCTGCCCAACAGCGTAAACTTGATTTTGCCATCGACGCCTGTCACCTCAAAGCGGGCGATCGGGTGCTGGATGTCGGTGGCGGCTGGGGGAGCTTCACCGAGCGCGCCGGACAGCGGGGAATCCAGGTCACCTCCTTGACGATTTCAAAACAGTCCGAACTCTTTCTGACCGATCTGATCTCGCGGCAGCAACTGCCCTGCCAGGTGCTGAACGAGGATTTCTGGGAACATACAACCGCTGATCCTTACGATGCCATCGTTATTCTCGGGGTGATGGAGCATCTACCCGACTATCCGGCCGTGTTGAAGCATCTGCAGCGGCTGCTGAAACCCGGTGGCCGAGTCTATCTCGATGCCAGCGCTTTTCGTGAAAAATATTCCAAACCCAGCTACGTGTCACGCTACATTTTCCCGGGCGATCATGCCTATTTCTGCCTGCACGCTTTTCTGGGCGGAGTAGCCAAAAGTCCGCTGGAGGTGCTGGCAGTACACAACGACCGGCATAACTACTACCTTACTTGCAAGGCCTGGGCGGAGAATCTGGAAGCTGCCCGGGAGGACGTTGTCAGCCGCTGGGGGGAGAAGCTTTATCGGCGTTTCCGTCTCTATCTCTGGGGCTCGGCCCAGGCATTTCTCAGCCGTTCGATGGATGCCTACCGGGTCGTCCTGGAATATCCGGATGATGGCGCAACACTGACTCATCAGCGGAGGTAAAGGATGAACATATTCAACCGTATTCTCATCGTCAGCAGGATGACTCCAGACTGCCGGACGGCTGTTCACTGTGGTCTTTCCCTCGCTCGGAAGTACCATGCGAAACTTCAGGTGCTCCATCTTGTTTCTAACCCTTTTGATATGAAGGTGATCAATGTGCCGGAGTTGTTTACAGAGGGGGACGTCAAAAACTACCTGAACCTTCAGCAGGAGGCTAAAGAGGAGTTAGACAAGGTGCTCCAAAAAGAAATACGGGATGGGTTCCCGATCAAGGTGATGATCAGTAGTCAAGATCCGGTCGAGGAAATTGTCAAAGTGGTCAAGGTTGAGAAAATCGACCTGATCGTCATGCTGGCCCATGAAGAGGGGCGGATTGAACATACCCTGTTCGGCGGCGAGAAGGATGCAATAACCCGTAGAATGCCCTGCTCAATCCTCTTGGTGAAAAAAGAGCCGGGCCCGGTGAACTGGTAATTGTTTTTTTAATCTCCACGCCGCCGCAATCCCTCTTTTCTTGTGGCCGCGGTAAGGCGTCGGCCTTGAAAAGGTTCCTGCCCCAAAAAGGTTCCTGCCCTTTAGAGGAGGCAGCGATGGCATTAAAAAATCTAGGAATCTGGCAAGGCACATGGGCAGTCGTCACGCAACATTATCATGGCAAACTGATAATTGCTGGCAACTTAAATAGCTCCTAAACGGCAATCTTGTCCTCAAGAAGGAACAGCATGAAGACCCTGAGTACAATTTCTGCCTGTCCATTCCGCTGAAGACAGTTGATTCCGACAAAATCGTGTTTAGCGGCAGAGATAAGCGTGCCGGGGGAGAAAAAAGCTATGTCATTGAAGTTCTGCTGGTTCGCTACAGCCAGCCAACAGGAGCGGGAAACCGTGCGGTCGGCTACTTTCAGCTGGCCGCCGAGCCTGATCGGCCTGAAGGGCAGAAACAGCCGATTGAAGTGACCAAAGAATAGATGTGGTCTGGATAGGATGTTTTTAGGCACATCAACCCATGG
This is a stretch of genomic DNA from uncultured Desulfuromonas sp.. It encodes these proteins:
- a CDS encoding class I SAM-dependent methyltransferase is translated as MGQSIETATATSYDRIFRLIQQRIADRLTLPIEIRLWGNHVYRLGTGDPAVKILVEDRRGLAALLRLDELKICEAYLSGSLDVKGDMLGFASLRGLLKDRHALHALWQRIKPLFVGRVQTDRKAIAGHYDFSNEFYLSFMDPTRCYSQAIFADDTEPLEAAQQRKLDFAIDACHLKAGDRVLDVGGGWGSFTERAGQRGIQVTSLTISKQSELFLTDLISRQQLPCQVLNEDFWEHTTADPYDAIVILGVMEHLPDYPAVLKHLQRLLKPGGRVYLDASAFREKYSKPSYVSRYIFPGDHAYFCLHAFLGGVAKSPLEVLAVHNDRHNYYLTCKAWAENLEAAREDVVSRWGEKLYRRFRLYLWGSAQAFLSRSMDAYRVVLEYPDDGATLTHQRR
- a CDS encoding universal stress protein, encoding MNIFNRILIVSRMTPDCRTAVHCGLSLARKYHAKLQVLHLVSNPFDMKVINVPELFTEGDVKNYLNLQQEAKEELDKVLQKEIRDGFPIKVMISSQDPVEEIVKVVKVEKIDLIVMLAHEEGRIEHTLFGGEKDAITRRMPCSILLVKKEPGPVNW